In Erythrobacter sp. KY5, the DNA window CCCAGCGCCGAAAAGGATCATGCTCGAAGGTTCAGGAACCGGCGTACCACCGCCCGACGATCCGCCTGAGCTGCTCGCTGGGTGGTCCTTGGGAGGCCATTTGAGAGCATGTGCCGGTGCCGCAGAAAGCGCCAGCGCTACAAATACGATCAAAGCGTGAATGAAATTGAACTGCCGCATTGTCCCGAAAC includes these proteins:
- a CDS encoding PEP-CTERM sorting domain-containing protein, which encodes MRQFNFIHALIVFVALALSAAPAHALKWPPKDHPASSSGGSSGGGTPVPEPSSMILFGAGAAAFMLTKRRKKAD